One genomic window of Garra rufa chromosome 2, GarRuf1.0, whole genome shotgun sequence includes the following:
- the LOC141325664 gene encoding uncharacterized protein, translating to MVFIKEESEDMKIEETFRVKHEDTEEQTDIVTVKMESQDLNEMEEKDIKHPDFITGEKSFHSFSQTGTTCLFFCQHCGKSFSKKGILKVHLKIHTVEKPYTCQYCGKSFLRTDDLKSHLRVHTGEKPFECGRCGKSFSHKTTFYKHIRIHTGEKPYTCKLCGKTYTQDGNLKIHMRVHTGEKPYTCQHCGKSFICIDNLKSHLRVHTGEKPFVCGQCGKSFSYKATFSKHEDSHWREALYM from the exons atggtgtttattaaagaggagagtgaagacatgaagattgaagaaacattcagagtcaaacatgaagatactgaggaacaaacag ACATTGTGACAGTGAAAATGGAGAGTCAagatctgaatgaaatggaagagaaagatataAAGCATCCTGATTTtataactggagaaaaatcttttcaCAGTTTTTCACAGACTGGAACCACATGCCTTTTcttctgccaacattgtggaaagagttttagtaaAAAAGGAATCCTTAAAGTCCACTTGAAAATTCACACTgtagagaaaccttacacctgccaatATTGTGGGAAGAGCTTCCTACGAACAGATGATCTTAAGAGTCacttgagagttcacactggggagaagccGTTTGAATGTGGtcggtgtggaaagagtttctctcaTAAAACAACCTTTTATAAACATAtaaggattcacactggagagaaaccttacacctgcaaactgtgtggaaaaaccTATACTCAAGATGGAAACCTcaagattcacatgagagttcacactggagagaaaccttacacctgccaacattgTGGGAAAAGCTTCATATGTATAGATAACCTCAAGAGTCatttgagagttcacactggagagaagccatttgtatgtggtcagtgtggaaagagtttctcttaTAAAGCAACCTTTTCTaaacatgaggattcacactggagagaagccttatacatgtga